The DNA region AATTGAACACCTGATTGCCGAACGAGGAATGACCAAGAAGGCTTTCTGCCAACAGCTGAAGATCAGCACAGGCAATCTGGGTGACTGGAAACGCGGTAAATCTATTCCGAGTACGAATAAACTAATTGAGATTGCTTCGTTTTTTGATGTGAGCCTCGACTGGCTCATGATTGGGCGTCCATCCAAGGAGGCGATGGTGCGGGAAAAACGGGAGGATTATTTTTTTGACGTTTTGCGGCAATTGA from Paenibacillus sp. JNUCC-31 includes:
- a CDS encoding helix-turn-helix domain-containing protein — its product is MQSIYERIEHLIAERGMTKKAFCQQLKISTGNLGDWKRGKSIPSTNKLIEIASFFDVSLDWLMIGRPSKEAMVREKREDYFFDVLRQLNCQESELSTVEQSFISEYIEFTRYRKSKESRDSSDFRYKGEDNPKGDETL